The genome window AGCGGTAATGCTCGGCGCTCAGCCCTTTCGGCTGGGCGGCATAGTTGCCGCCGATGATTACTGCGCTGAGGCCGAACGCGGCCAGCGGGTACCAGTAGCCATTGTGATAGCGGTAGCCGGGCTTCTGGTAGGGGTAGCCGGGATAGCCGCCATAGTAGGGCGGTTTGCCGGGCCTGCCCGGTTTCCCAGGCTTTCCTGGTTTGCCATAGCCGGGTTTGCCCGGTTTTCCGGGCCTGCCCGCACCCGGCCGTCCCGACGGTGGCCGCTTGCGGACCTGCCGCGTCGGCGTGCCCCGGCGGAGCTGAACTTTCTCGATGGATGATTGCGTCACGCTCTCCGGCGCCGGCGCCGTGAAGGTCGCGGCCGCGGTCGGTGCGATCAGGCTGGCGAGGAAGAGGGCGGCGGTGGCAGAGGCGGTTAGAGGTCGACGTGTCATGTGTCCTTGTCCTCCCGATCAGGTTCGCAAATGCCCCTTGCGGTTGTCCTTACTTATGTGGTCTCGCATCGTGACGAAAACACGTTCGTTTGGTTCAAATTCAATTCTAGGCATGTCCTGCAGGCTTCCCGCTATTTCGCAGTGTGTCCATGCGTGCCGTCAATCGGACGGCTCGATTGCGCCGCTGCTTCGCGTTTTGTCGCAAACGGATCGCTCTGATTTGCCGTGAGGGCGGCGATGAACCCTTCGCGGCGAATATCGTGACGAGTTGTCCGGCCGACATGCGTTGGATCATTGTTGCAGCGCAAAACTTCGGGTATCGTGGTTGCGTTCAAGAGCGATCCCGGCTTGGAGCGGCGTCCTCTCACCGCTTCTTTCGTTTGTTTGCTTTTTGTATTGCGTCCGAGTTTGCGGACAGCCGGTGCCGGGAATCCGTTCGAGGCCATAGAGCGAAAGCGGGTGCCAATGCACATGGGTTCTCTCCTCTATCGGCTGGATGCGGACGGGCCGGACCGGCTCCTTCGTCTCCTCCAGCAACTCGGGTTTTCGGTCGTCGCGCCACGATCGGAAGACGGGGCGATTGTCCTTGCCACATATGAAACCGGTGAGAAACTGCCGCGCGGTCTGAGCGACCGTCAGGCGGGCGGGCATTACCGCCTCGTCGAGCGCGGCGACGGCAAGCTGTTCGACTACACGCTCGGGCCGCAGGGCTTCAAACGCTTCCTGTGGCCGCCGCATCAGGTGTTGTGGACGGCGGAGAAGACCGAGGATGGCTTCGTCGTCACCGAGCCGCCGCTTGATACGACGCGGCTGGCGTTGTTCGCGGCGCGGGCCTGCGAGCTCGATGCGCTCTCCGCCCTCGACGACGTGTTCGACAATGGCGACTACGCCGACCCCGCCTACAAGGCGCGGCGCGAAAACGCCTTCGTCGTCGCGGTCGAGTGCACACGCTCGGGCGACACCTGTTTCTGTTCATCAATGAACAGCGGCCCCGGCGCCGAGGAGGGTTACGATATTGCGCTGACCGAGATCTTCGAAGATGGCGCGCACTGGTTCCTGGCGCGGGCCGGCAGCGAGGAAGGCGCCGAGGTGCTGACCAGGCTCTCGCCTGAACCGGCGCCCGGAGACGGGGAATCCCGGCGCAAGACGATCCTTGCCGCCGTCGCCTCGAGCCAGCAGCGCACGATGCGCTCCGACGCCGAGCCGCTGTTGAAGGCGAACCGGGAGCACCCGCATTGGGACGATGTTGCCGCGCGCTGCCTTGCCTGCGGTAACTGCACCTCGGTCTGTCCGACCTGCTTCTGCACCACGACGGTCGATCACACGGATCTGACCGCGACCAAAGCCAGCCGCGAGCGGCGCTGGGATTTCTGTTTTACCGTCGACTATTCCTACATTCACGGCGGGGCTATCCGCCGCTCGGCGAAGGCGCGCTACCGGCAATGGATGATGCACAAGCTGGCGTTCTGGCATGACCAGTTCGACCGATCGGGCTGTGTCGGCTGTGGGCGCTGCATCACCTGGTGTCCGGTCGGAATCGACATCGTCGAAGAGACGGCAGCAATCGCCGCGGCAAGCGAGGGAGGAAACAATGGTTGAGCTTCAAAACATGGAGACCCTCCTGAAGGAGCTGGCGTTCTTCCAGGAATTCGATGAGTCCACCGTCGCGCTGCTTGCCGGCTGCGCCTCCAACGTGGTGTTCGAGGCGGGGTCCTATGTGGCGCGCGCCCATGACGAGGCGAACAAGTTCTTCTTCCTGCGCCATGGCGACGTCGCGCTCGAACTCGACGTGCCGACGCGCGATCCGCTGGTGGTCGAAACGCTGCATCCGGGCGATGCGCTCGGCTGGTCGTGGATCACCGCGCCGCATCGCTGGAGCTTCGATGCCCGCGCGGTGACGCTGGTGCGCGCGCTTGCCTTCGATGCCACCTGCCTGCGCGGCAAGATGGATGCGAACCACGAGGTCGGCTACCAGTTGATGCGGCGCTTCATTCCGGTGATCGCCAAGCGCCTCGAAGGGGCGCGGCTGCAGCTCGCGGATCTTTATGCGGCCGAGGCGCGATCATAATGGCTGGGCAAAACGCGGCGGCGAGCACCCGCCATGCCCTCGACCCGATGACGCCGCGCCCGTTCCGGGTGATCAATCGCGTCGAGGAAACATCCGATACGGTCACGATAGAACTCGTCGCGGAGGACGGTGCGCCGTTCGCTTTCGCACCGGGCCAGTTCAACATGCTTTACGTGTTCGGCGTCGGCGAGTCGGCGATCTCGATCTCCGGCGATCCGGCCGATCCGAGCCGGCTCGTGCACACCATCCGCTCCGTCGGCAAGGTGTCGGATGCGCTGTGCAATGCCGGTCCCGGCACTGTGATCGGCGTGCGCGGTCCGTTCGGGCGGCCCTGGCCGGTCGAACAGGCGACCGGGCAGGACGTCATCTTCGTCGCCGGCGGCGTCGGTCTCGCACCGCTGCGGCCTGCCATCTACCACGCGATCAACAATCGCGGTCGCTATGGCCGGGTGATCGTGCTCTACGGTGCGCGTTCGCCGGAAGACATGCTCTACGAACCGCTGCTGCATGAATGGCGCGGTTCGTTCTGGATGGACGTGGACGCGACCGTCGATAGGGCGACCGGCGGCTGGCTCGGCCGGGTCGGCGTTGTCACCAAGCTGATCGATGGGGCGGCGTTCGATCCGACGGCGGCGACCGCGATGGTCTGCGGCCCGGAAGTGATGATGCGGTTCTCGGTCGAGGCGCTGCGGCAGCGCGGTCTGCGCGACAACCAGATCTACGTGTCGATGGAACGCAGCATGAAATGCGCGCTCGGCTTCTGTGGCCACTGTCAGTGGGGCGGGGCCTTCGTGTGCCGCGACGGGCCGGTGTTCCGGCACGACGAGATTGCCGACCTCAACCAGGTGCGGGAGTTGTGACGATGACCGACAAGCCGAAACTGGCGGTATGGAAGTTCTCCTCCTGCGATGGCTGTCAGCTCAGCCTGCTCGACTGCGAGGACGAGTTGCTGCCGGTCGCCGAAACCATCGAGATCGCCGAGTTCCTCGAGGCGACGCGGGCGCAGGTTGATGGCCCCTATGACGTTTCGCTGGTCGAGGGATCGATCTCCAATCTGCACGACCTCGAGCGGCTGCAGCGTATCCGCGAGCAGTCGGCGGTGGTGATCGCAATCGGGGCTTGCGCGACGGCGGGTGGCATTCAGGCGCTGCGCAATGGGCGCGATGTCGGCGAGTTCGTGCGCACCGTCTACGCGCACCCGGAATATATCGACACGCTGGCCAATTCGACGCCGATCGCCGACCACATCACGGTCGATTTCGAACTGCGCGGCTGTCCGATCAACAAGCATCAGCTGCTCGAGGTGATCTCGGCCTTCCTTGCCGGCCGCCAGCCGCTGACGCCGGCGCATTCGGAATGCATCGAATGCAAGATGCGCGGCACGGTCTGCGTGATGGTCGCCAAGGGCGAACCCTGCCTCGGTCCGGTCACCCATACCGGCTGCGGCAATCTCTGCCCGAGCTCCAACCGGGGCTGCTATGGCTGCTTCGGGCCGAAGGAGACGCCGAATACGGCAAGCCTCGCCGACCGCTTTGCCACCGGCTGCGGCGTCGAGGAGCGGCGGCTTGCGGAAATGTTCCGCGGCTTTACCGCGGGTGCCGAAGCCTTTGCCAGGGAGGCCGAACGCCATGACCGGTCATGAAATCCGCAATCCGGCGGTCGACGGGCCGGGCCGGGTGATCAAGGTCGATGCGCTGGCGCGCGTCGAGGGCGAGGGCGCGCTCTATGTCCGCGTCAAGGACGACGTCATCGAGGACATCAAGTTCCGCATCTTCGAGCCGCCGCGGTTCTTCGAGGCCCTGTTGCGCGGCCGGCCCTATTCGGATGCGCCGGACATAACCGCGCGCATCTGCGGTATCTGCCCGATCGCGTATATGCTCGGCGCCTCGAAGGCGATGGAGGACGCGCTCGGCGTCACCGTCGACGGGGTGCTGGAGGATTTGCGGCGGCTGATCTATTGCGGCGAGTGGATCGAAAGCCATGTGCTGCACGCGGCGATGCTGCACGCGCCGGACTTCCTCAAGATGCCGGACGCGTTTGCCTTTGCGCGACAGAACGCGGATGCCGTCAAGGCTGCACTGCGGCTGAAGAAGCTCGGAAACACGATCCTCGAGACGGTTGGCGGGCGGGCGATCCACCCGGTCAATCTGAAGGTCGGCGGCTTCTATTCGGCGCCGAAGAAGCGCGATATCCGCGCGCTGATCCCGGAGCTTGAATTCGGGCTCGAAGCGTCGGCCATGCTGGCGCGCGCTTTTGCCGGGTTCGACTTTCCGGACTTCACCTACGACTACACCTGCGTGTCGATGCGCCACCCGTCCGAGTATCCGCTGCAGGCCGGCGATCTCGTCTCCAATCGCGGGCTCGACATCAAGGTGCAAGCGTTCCCGGAGCATTTCTTCGAGGAGCATGTGGCGCATTCGAACGCGCTGCACGGGCGGATGCGCGATGGCTCGGCCTATCTGGTCGGTCCGAACGCGCGCTACAACAACAATTTCGCCCAGCTGTCATCGGCCTCGCAGGGGCTGGCGCGGGAGATCGGGCTCGGCGCGACGGTCGACAATCCGTTCCTGTCGATCCTTGTTCGCATGGTCGAGACCTATTACGCCTGCGAAGAAGCGCTGCGCATCGCCAAGTCCTATGAAGTGCCGGACGAGCCGAGCGTTGCCATCGAGCCGCGGGCCGGCAAGGGCGCCGGCGTGACGGAAGCGCCACGCGGCATCTGCTGGCACGAATACGAACTCGACGATGAGGGTCGCATCCTCAACGCGGTGATCGTGCCGCCGACCTCGCAGAACCAGCCGCAGATCGAGACCGATCTCGCCGGCGTGGTCGGCGCCAATCTCGATCTCGACGACGAGGCGCTGAAATGGCGCTGCGAGCAGACGATCCGCAATTACGATCCGTGCATCTCTTGCGCGACGCATTTCCTCGATCTCACCATCGAGCGGGAATGACGGGCACGGGGTCATGCTGATCGTCGGTGTCGGCAACCGGATGCGCGGCGACGATGCGGCGGGGCCGCTCGTTGCCGAACGGCTTGCCGCGCACGGCTTCGAGACGCGCGTGATCGAGGCCGATGGGGCGCATCTGATCGAGGCCTTCGAGGGCCGCGACGCGGTCGTCGTGATCGATGCGATGCGCTCGGGCGCTGAGCCGGGCACGGTTTGCCGTTTCGAGGCTG of Hyphomicrobiales bacterium contains these proteins:
- a CDS encoding Ni/Fe hydrogenase subunit alpha translates to MTGHEIRNPAVDGPGRVIKVDALARVEGEGALYVRVKDDVIEDIKFRIFEPPRFFEALLRGRPYSDAPDITARICGICPIAYMLGASKAMEDALGVTVDGVLEDLRRLIYCGEWIESHVLHAAMLHAPDFLKMPDAFAFARQNADAVKAALRLKKLGNTILETVGGRAIHPVNLKVGGFYSAPKKRDIRALIPELEFGLEASAMLARAFAGFDFPDFTYDYTCVSMRHPSEYPLQAGDLVSNRGLDIKVQAFPEHFFEEHVAHSNALHGRMRDGSAYLVGPNARYNNNFAQLSSASQGLAREIGLGATVDNPFLSILVRMVETYYACEEALRIAKSYEVPDEPSVAIEPRAGKGAGVTEAPRGICWHEYELDDEGRILNAVIVPPTSQNQPQIETDLAGVVGANLDLDDEALKWRCEQTIRNYDPCISCATHFLDLTIERE
- a CDS encoding Crp/Fnr family transcriptional regulator, with the protein product MVELQNMETLLKELAFFQEFDESTVALLAGCASNVVFEAGSYVARAHDEANKFFFLRHGDVALELDVPTRDPLVVETLHPGDALGWSWITAPHRWSFDARAVTLVRALAFDATCLRGKMDANHEVGYQLMRRFIPVIAKRLEGARLQLADLYAAEARS
- a CDS encoding sulfite reductase subunit A, with the protein product MHMGSLLYRLDADGPDRLLRLLQQLGFSVVAPRSEDGAIVLATYETGEKLPRGLSDRQAGGHYRLVERGDGKLFDYTLGPQGFKRFLWPPHQVLWTAEKTEDGFVVTEPPLDTTRLALFAARACELDALSALDDVFDNGDYADPAYKARRENAFVVAVECTRSGDTCFCSSMNSGPGAEEGYDIALTEIFEDGAHWFLARAGSEEGAEVLTRLSPEPAPGDGESRRKTILAAVASSQQRTMRSDAEPLLKANREHPHWDDVAARCLACGNCTSVCPTCFCTTTVDHTDLTATKASRERRWDFCFTVDYSYIHGGAIRRSAKARYRQWMMHKLAFWHDQFDRSGCVGCGRCITWCPVGIDIVEETAAIAAASEGGNNG
- a CDS encoding Ni/Fe hydrogenase subunit gamma; translation: MAGQNAAASTRHALDPMTPRPFRVINRVEETSDTVTIELVAEDGAPFAFAPGQFNMLYVFGVGESAISISGDPADPSRLVHTIRSVGKVSDALCNAGPGTVIGVRGPFGRPWPVEQATGQDVIFVAGGVGLAPLRPAIYHAINNRGRYGRVIVLYGARSPEDMLYEPLLHEWRGSFWMDVDATVDRATGGWLGRVGVVTKLIDGAAFDPTAATAMVCGPEVMMRFSVEALRQRGLRDNQIYVSMERSMKCALGFCGHCQWGGAFVCRDGPVFRHDEIADLNQVREL
- a CDS encoding oxidoreductase, whose product is MTDKPKLAVWKFSSCDGCQLSLLDCEDELLPVAETIEIAEFLEATRAQVDGPYDVSLVEGSISNLHDLERLQRIREQSAVVIAIGACATAGGIQALRNGRDVGEFVRTVYAHPEYIDTLANSTPIADHITVDFELRGCPINKHQLLEVISAFLAGRQPLTPAHSECIECKMRGTVCVMVAKGEPCLGPVTHTGCGNLCPSSNRGCYGCFGPKETPNTASLADRFATGCGVEERRLAEMFRGFTAGAEAFAREAERHDRS
- a CDS encoding BA14K family protein yields the protein MTRRPLTASATAALFLASLIAPTAAATFTAPAPESVTQSSIEKVQLRRGTPTRQVRKRPPSGRPGAGRPGKPGKPGYGKPGKPGKPGRPGKPPYYGGYPGYPYQKPGYRYHNGYWYPLAAFGLSAVIIGGNYAAQPKGLSAEHYRWCENKYKSYRASDNSYQPFEGPRKPCISPYY